A region of bacterium DNA encodes the following proteins:
- a CDS encoding (2Fe-2S)-binding protein has product MPWLEVDGKPVEVPAGVNLIEAARLLNVEIPHYCYHAGLTVVGSCRMCQVEVETGGRKSVAIACNTKAADGMKITTKSEEVFKLRRSVLEFYLQHHPLDCPICDDAGECDLQNYYMEHGLHDSRMPLAEKKHKHKVVDVGPTVVLDSERCVLCSRCVRFCREVVGSDELGIFGHGRDAELLNVPGKQLDNDYSGNVVDLCPVGALTDKDFRFKRRVWYMKRTASVCTGCSRGCNIFMDWEIDRRYKDPDRRIQRLKPRYNRLVNEWWICDQGRYSYHAVDAPNRVLVPRVNSQGNGHSPSVDEVLARAAAQVERAIEKHGADSVAVIGSAASSNEDLFLLNKLFIERLGIQNIDVTFGFEKKGKEDDILKRADLSPNRRGALELKVRPWGDGQGGDDLISAAVEGEFEVVIVIRHDLSAVLSARDLAKLRKNTAYVLYVASHENGLTEVADDVLPLAMWAEREATYTNFQGRVQKTQKPFDPKGLAVAEWELWQSLSAKLGLSLSYVKAQEVFNAIGETFEGFKGLTWDSLGTGGKMLSNAPEPQYRRVQTSRPLPAY; this is encoded by the coding sequence ATGCCCTGGCTTGAAGTAGACGGCAAACCGGTTGAAGTACCGGCAGGAGTAAACCTCATCGAGGCGGCAAGGCTGCTTAATGTGGAGATACCGCATTATTGTTACCATGCCGGGCTGACTGTTGTGGGCTCGTGCCGTATGTGCCAGGTCGAAGTAGAAACTGGCGGACGTAAGAGTGTCGCGATCGCCTGCAATACGAAGGCCGCCGACGGCATGAAGATCACGACAAAGAGCGAAGAGGTCTTCAAGCTACGCCGCTCAGTACTTGAGTTCTATTTGCAGCATCATCCTCTCGATTGTCCGATTTGCGATGATGCGGGCGAATGCGACCTCCAGAATTACTATATGGAACACGGTCTGCACGACAGCCGAATGCCGCTGGCAGAGAAGAAGCATAAGCATAAAGTTGTGGATGTCGGGCCGACCGTTGTGTTGGACAGCGAACGATGCGTGCTCTGTTCTCGCTGCGTGCGCTTTTGCAGAGAAGTTGTGGGCAGTGATGAACTGGGAATTTTCGGGCATGGTCGCGACGCAGAGTTGCTGAATGTCCCGGGCAAGCAGTTAGACAACGACTACTCGGGCAATGTTGTGGACTTGTGCCCCGTCGGCGCGCTGACAGACAAGGATTTTCGTTTCAAGCGCAGGGTTTGGTACATGAAGCGCACGGCATCTGTTTGCACAGGCTGTTCGCGTGGCTGCAATATCTTCATGGATTGGGAAATCGACCGTCGCTACAAAGACCCTGACCGGCGTATCCAGCGTTTGAAGCCGCGCTACAATCGCTTGGTCAATGAGTGGTGGATTTGCGATCAGGGACGCTACAGCTATCACGCGGTGGATGCTCCCAATCGCGTGCTCGTACCACGTGTCAATTCTCAGGGAAACGGACACTCGCCTTCAGTCGATGAAGTCCTGGCCCGCGCAGCGGCTCAAGTGGAACGAGCCATCGAGAAACACGGCGCAGACTCAGTTGCAGTTATTGGTTCGGCCGCATCTTCGAACGAAGACCTCTTTCTCCTGAACAAGCTATTCATCGAGAGATTGGGGATTCAGAACATCGACGTCACCTTCGGCTTTGAAAAGAAGGGTAAGGAAGATGACATTCTGAAACGGGCGGATCTTAGTCCGAACCGTCGCGGAGCGCTCGAACTGAAAGTTCGGCCCTGGGGGGATGGTCAGGGTGGTGACGATCTGATTTCCGCCGCCGTAGAAGGGGAGTTCGAAGTCGTTATCGTGATTCGTCACGATTTATCAGCAGTGCTTTCAGCCCGCGACTTGGCGAAGCTTCGCAAAAACACGGCCTATGTTCTGTATGTCGCTTCACATGAAAACGGTTTGACCGAGGTTGCGGACGACGTCCTGCCGTTGGCGATGTGGGCGGAGCGCGAAGCGACTTATACAAACTTTCAAGGCCGCGTACAGAAGACACAGAAGCCGTTTGATCCCAAGGGTCTCGCAGTTGCAGAGTGGGAACTTTGGCAATCTTTGAGCGCGAAGCTCGGCTTGAGTCTTTCGTATGTGAAGGCTCAAGAGGTGTTTAATGCGATCGGTGAGACTTTTGAAGGATTTAAAGGCCTGACTTGGGACTCTTTAGGCACGGGTGGCAAGATGCTGAGTAACGCCCCGGAGCCGCAGTATAGGCGGGTACAGACGTCAAGACCACTTCCGGCGTACTAA
- a CDS encoding DUF2142 domain-containing protein codes for MSNSATNSKRPAGTEWIFRRHHLVAAFLFFVTALIWSRTVPLFEAPDELSHYRYAEFIAAHGKLPDGEDVKNLWEGFQPPLYYALLAGLIRSGVVQTGVVPVENERYESLGSNRELNLFDHRAILERSSSASIRGVYLFRMLNVLFGSLLILACFKLMQEIRAERVGDLLVVVWCFVPATLFSAATITNDILAALLSVCGIWYYQRYRNTGSQITVLWSALAFGFGIMTKSTVLILWVMLLLLEVLRSPRFKPTLSRVLFGAVPLLLGGAAAYRSLSLHPVMDPDPIRLAWINSSPLWQALSWPLTFAKMVYWSLATSVGVLGAQTVWLPGWVYGLFFGFLVALMNHARPQEGGVRSRCQEIVARHTVVAASLLALLILLVATTARFRASGETMNARLLLGYVPGLLAGLALFARDMSVERIAGLPRFSKSVTITASAAVVLLALPNSLLNGIAESIGSALNLRHDASYYSEVFRRGLQALAVIGLMILLTRPLLQRLVVFRVGRHGWVILIACAGALLNLALLFSYVEPALVL; via the coding sequence TTTGAAGCGCCGGACGAGCTTTCACATTACAGATACGCTGAGTTTATCGCCGCTCACGGCAAACTCCCCGACGGCGAAGACGTCAAGAACTTGTGGGAAGGGTTTCAGCCGCCGCTCTACTATGCGCTCTTGGCCGGGCTGATTCGTTCTGGTGTCGTTCAAACAGGGGTCGTCCCCGTTGAGAACGAGCGGTATGAGTCCTTGGGATCCAATCGGGAATTGAATCTCTTCGATCACCGAGCCATTTTAGAGAGAAGCAGCTCCGCGTCAATTCGAGGCGTATATCTGTTTCGGATGTTGAACGTGTTATTTGGGTCTTTGCTGATTCTTGCTTGCTTCAAGCTGATGCAAGAGATTCGGGCGGAGCGCGTAGGGGATCTGCTGGTCGTCGTCTGGTGCTTTGTTCCTGCGACGTTATTCTCTGCGGCGACCATTACCAATGACATCCTCGCTGCGCTTCTATCGGTGTGCGGAATATGGTACTACCAGCGATATCGCAACACGGGATCGCAGATAACTGTTCTTTGGTCGGCACTTGCTTTCGGGTTCGGAATCATGACGAAGAGCACGGTGCTGATTCTCTGGGTAATGCTGTTGCTTCTCGAGGTGCTACGGTCCCCAAGATTCAAGCCAACGCTATCCCGAGTTCTCTTCGGCGCAGTTCCGCTTCTTCTCGGGGGAGCCGCCGCCTATCGTTCTTTGTCGCTGCATCCGGTAATGGATCCTGATCCCATCCGGCTGGCATGGATCAACAGCAGTCCGCTCTGGCAAGCTCTCTCATGGCCGTTGACGTTTGCCAAGATGGTGTACTGGTCACTCGCAACGTCAGTTGGTGTGCTTGGTGCGCAGACTGTATGGTTACCCGGTTGGGTATATGGGCTGTTCTTCGGGTTCCTGGTTGCTCTGATGAATCATGCAAGACCACAGGAAGGTGGTGTCCGGTCGCGTTGCCAAGAGATTGTGGCTCGCCACACTGTTGTGGCGGCATCACTTCTTGCATTACTTATTCTGCTTGTCGCGACTACGGCTCGTTTTCGTGCCTCGGGCGAAACCATGAACGCCCGGTTGCTTTTGGGATATGTTCCGGGCCTGCTCGCGGGCTTGGCCTTGTTCGCGCGCGACATGTCGGTAGAGAGGATAGCCGGACTTCCACGCTTCTCTAAGAGTGTGACCATAACTGCGTCCGCAGCAGTTGTACTGTTGGCCTTGCCAAATAGCTTACTGAACGGCATTGCGGAATCTATTGGCAGCGCGCTGAACTTACGGCATGACGCTTCATACTATTCTGAGGTGTTTCGGCGTGGTCTGCAGGCACTTGCAGTTATCGGTTTGATGATACTCTTAACGCGGCCACTCTTGCAACGTCTTGTGGTGTTTAGGGTTGGCAGACACGGATGGGTTATTCTGATTGCTTGTGCTGGCGCACTGCTAAATTTGGCGTTGCTTTTTTCTTATGTTGAACCGGCTCTCGTATTGTAA